The following is a genomic window from Candidatus Neomarinimicrobiota bacterium.
TAAGATTAAAGCAATGAACTGCGAAAACCAATTCACAGCCCATACCCAATTAAAACTATCTCCCTTTTTTGAGCGAACATCCAAGCTCAATGAATCCCAGGAATGGCGGCGGTGGTCCGGGTTTTTAGCGGCCACTAATTATGAGCTTCATCATGAAAATGAATATTTCGCTATTCGGACGAAAGCAGGCCTATTAGACATAACACCTTTAAAAAAATATATTATTGAAGGACCGGATGCACAAATATTTCTTAATCGATTGGTAACTCGAAATATTGCCATCTGCAAAGTTGGTCAGGTTATGTATAGTCCCTGGTGCGATGAATTCGGCAAGGTGATCGATGACGGCACGATTCAACGATTATCAGAAAATAAATTTCGCATTACCAGTGCTGAACCAAATTTGGATTGGATTCAACATAATGCCTCAGGGATGAATCTTACTGTAACGGATGATTCATTCACAACGGCAGCACTGGCGCTCCAAGGGCCAAACTCCCGAACTATTCTCAATGCAGTGGCATCTGATTCATTAGACAGTCTAAAATTTTTCTGGATGATGGATACAACATTTGGTAATATTTCTGTATCTATTTCCCGTACAGGATACACTGGCGATTTGGGTTACGAAATCTGGATGGATCCTAAAGATGCCATAGCCGTTTGGGATTTGCTTTTGGAAAAAGGAAAATCATTTGGTATCACACCCACCGGTCTCCAAGCTTTGGACATTGCCCGGATTGAAGCGGGACTCATCCTGCTTGATGTTGATTATGTATCATCCCGCCACGCTATCATTGAATCCCGAAAATCGTCACCTTACGAATTGGGGTTAGGTTGGGCGGTAAAAATGAAGAAAAAATATTTTATCGGGAAAAAAGCATTAGAAGCTGAATTGGCTCGCGGCCCGGAATGGGACTTTGTGGGCATAGAAATCCAGTGGCATGAATTAGAAAAACATTTTCGCAAGGCTGGTTTAGCGCCGGGACTCCCCAGCGCTGCTTGGCGAACCAGCACCCCCTTATATAAAGGAAATAAACAAGTGGGTTATGCCACCAGCGGTGCATGGTCACCCATCCTGAAACGATATATTGCACTTGCTCATGTTAAATCTGAATTTTCGGTTGAAGGATCAGAACTCATGTTTGAATTAAAAGTGGAACATTACCGAAAACTCACCCCGGCAAAAGTGGTAAAAACACCCTTTTTTGATCCAGAAAGGAAACGCTCATGCCCGGCGTAAAAAAATACGATGCCATTGTTATTGGTGGCGGTCATAATGGACTCACGGCAGCGGCTTATCTGTCCCGCGCCGGTAAAAAAGTTCTTGTCCTTGAGCGACGATACATTCTCGGTGGTGCAGCAGTCACAGAAGAAATCTATCCCGGTTTTAAATTTTCTGTTTGCTCTTATGTCGTGAGTCTCATGAAGCCTAACGTCATGCGCGAATTGATGCTTCCCAAATTCGGTTTGGAGCTCCTTCCGTTAGAAAGCACTTTTACTCCGTTGAATAATGATTACCTTTTACGGACGGCAGACGCAGATCAAACGTATCGTGAAATTGCTCGCCATTCTGTCCGGGATGCTGAAGCCTATATGCGATTTGGCCCACTTATGGGTCAAATTGGAATGGCTGTTCGTCCTATTCTTGAAACAATTGCACCGAATGCCATTCGCCCATCTTTATCAGATTTATCTAAAACAAAAAAATTATTAGACCATTTTAAAACGCTATCATCAGAACAATTCGAGTATTTGACCAAACTCATGACCATGAGTTCTGCTGATTTTCTGGATGAATGGTTCGAGTTTGAACCCCTGAAAGCATCCATGGCTGCCAGCGGAATTATTGGCACATTCATGGGTCCCCGCTCTCCCGGCTCTGCCTATGTAATGCTCCATCATTATATGGGCGACATTGACGGTGCTTTTCGCGCATGGGGATTTCAGCGAGGTGGCACCGGTGGCGTGAGTATGGCCATTGCCCGATCGGCCGAACATTTTGGTGCTGAAATTTTAACAGAAGCAGCAGTAGAAAAAGTCATCGTAAAAAATGGAAAGGCAGTCGGGGTCGCTTTAGAAAATGGCGACGAATACAAATCAAATATTGTTATTTCAGGACTAGATCCAAAATTGTCCTTTTTAAAAATGGTGGATGAAAGCGATCTTCCATCTGACTTCGTGACCGATATTAAAAATTTCAGAATTCGCGGCTCTTCAGGGAAAGTGAATCTTGCCTTGGATGGTTTGCCGAATTTTACCTGTCTCCCTGGCGAAGGTCATCATCTCCGTGGCGCTATTTCTATCAGTCCCAGTTATGATCATTTAGAACGAGCTTATGATGATGCCAAGTATGGCAATTTTTCCCAAGAACCTTATATGGATATTATTATACCATCCATGTTAGATCCAGACATGGCGCCCCCGGGAAAACATGTTATGTCCTGTTTTGTTCAGTATGCACCTTACGATATAAAAGGCGGTTGGAATGACCAAAAACGGGAAGATTTCGGTGATGCCGTCATAAATACAATCGCCCGTTTTGCGCCCAATATCAAAGATATTATTTTGCATCGGCAAGTATTAACACCGGCGGATATTGAATCCACTTTCGGCATGACAGAAGGCAATATTTTCCATGGCGAACTAACGCTTCAGCAATTGTTTTCCATGCGGCCAGCCGTAAAATGGGCCGACTATACAACGCCGATAAAAAACTATTTTCAATGCGGATCCGGCACCCATCCCGGCGGTGGAATCACAGGATCACCTGGCGAAATGGCGGCAAAAAAGATTTTAGGGATTTGGTCATGAGTCAGTTTGATGTCATTGTTGTTGGCGGCGGAATAAACAGCCTTGTTACCGCATCCCTTCTTGGAAAAGCCGGGAAGAAGGTGCTTATTCTTGAAGCAAGAGACCAAGTTGGTGGATTGGCTTCCACTTCAGAATTTGCCCCGGGATTTAAATGTAATGATATAAATGATGTATTAAAATGGATCGATCCACGGGTTTTACAACAGTTGGGTTTAGACGCTCACGGATTGGAATTGATTCAACCTGATGTGGTTCGAATAGCGTTGGGAGAAAATGGGGAAAATATTACTTTTCACCAAGATCCAAAAAAGACTGCGGCATCCATAGCAAACCATTCAGAAAAAGATGCGAAGGCGTGGGAAGATTTCACAGAATACATCCAAAAGCTAACTCACTTTTTAGAAAAACTTTATGCCATAACGCCGCCCAGTCTTCCGAATGTTGGACTGAAAGATCTATTGGGTATGCGATCTATGCTCGGGCCAGTGACGAAACATGGGTCTCGTGGATTGGTAGATTTAATGCGGGTCGTTCCAATGATGATGCCGGAACTCATGGACGAATGGTTCGAGAATAAATTACTTCGTGGTGCTATTTCTACGGCTGGAATTCACCACTTATCTTTCGGC
Proteins encoded in this region:
- a CDS encoding NAD(P)/FAD-dependent oxidoreductase yields the protein MPGVKKYDAIVIGGGHNGLTAAAYLSRAGKKVLVLERRYILGGAAVTEEIYPGFKFSVCSYVVSLMKPNVMRELMLPKFGLELLPLESTFTPLNNDYLLRTADADQTYREIARHSVRDAEAYMRFGPLMGQIGMAVRPILETIAPNAIRPSLSDLSKTKKLLDHFKTLSSEQFEYLTKLMTMSSADFLDEWFEFEPLKASMAASGIIGTFMGPRSPGSAYVMLHHYMGDIDGAFRAWGFQRGGTGGVSMAIARSAEHFGAEILTEAAVEKVIVKNGKAVGVALENGDEYKSNIVISGLDPKLSFLKMVDESDLPSDFVTDIKNFRIRGSSGKVNLALDGLPNFTCLPGEGHHLRGAISISPSYDHLERAYDDAKYGNFSQEPYMDIIIPSMLDPDMAPPGKHVMSCFVQYAPYDIKGGWNDQKREDFGDAVINTIARFAPNIKDIILHRQVLTPADIESTFGMTEGNIFHGELTLQQLFSMRPAVKWADYTTPIKNYFQCGSGTHPGGGITGSPGEMAAKKILGIWS
- a CDS encoding aminomethyl transferase family protein — its product is MNCENQFTAHTQLKLSPFFERTSKLNESQEWRRWSGFLAATNYELHHENEYFAIRTKAGLLDITPLKKYIIEGPDAQIFLNRLVTRNIAICKVGQVMYSPWCDEFGKVIDDGTIQRLSENKFRITSAEPNLDWIQHNASGMNLTVTDDSFTTAALALQGPNSRTILNAVASDSLDSLKFFWMMDTTFGNISVSISRTGYTGDLGYEIWMDPKDAIAVWDLLLEKGKSFGITPTGLQALDIARIEAGLILLDVDYVSSRHAIIESRKSSPYELGLGWAVKMKKKYFIGKKALEAELARGPEWDFVGIEIQWHELEKHFRKAGLAPGLPSAAWRTSTPLYKGNKQVGYATSGAWSPILKRYIALAHVKSEFSVEGSELMFELKVEHYRKLTPAKVVKTPFFDPERKRSCPA